The sequence GGTAGGGTGAGGGGAGCGTCGGTCAGCCGAGGGGGTCtgggtacggtgggtgtgggtGCATGTCGTGTCGTCATTAACGTTcgttctggggcagtgtgccgcacagggtgttcgacgtggggggtgtattacgtcaaatccggggtgctATGTCAggtcagttttttacccctatcatatgccccatcCGAaatgagctatgcgtcggttttgcatgtggggagtccgatgcatggcttcctgcTTCAGGCGTGCTATTCGTGTGGGTCTGAGAGGCGCGCCGTAGACGGATCGGTCGCGTGAACGCTTCTTGAGCAGCGCTAGGCCGAGACACGCAACTCTATCGGGAGgccgagcagggttggactcgggACCAATAGAGCCGATGAGGAtcgagagccgagggccgaggagcacaacgcaggcggggtgaccgcacaggtgtgtctcgggatgtGATGgaaccgagggccgaggagcacaacgcaggcggggtgaccgcgcaggtgactCGGGAtgacgtaaagccgagggccgaagagcacaacgcaggcggggtgaccgcgcaggtgtggctcgggatggcgtaaagccaagggccgaggagcacaacgcaggcggggtgaccgcgcaggcgtgactcgggatggcgtaaagccgagggccgaggagcacaacgcaggcggggtgaccgcgcaggcgtgactcgggatggcgtaaagccgagggccgaggagcacaacgcaggcggggtgaccgtgcaggtgtgactcgggatgGTGTAAAgccgagagccgaggagcacaacgcagacggggtgaccgcgcaggtgtggctcgggatggcgtaaagccgagggtcaaggagcacaacgcaggcggggtgaccgtgcaggtgtgacttgggatggcgtaaagccgagggccgaggagcacaacgcaggcagagtgaccgcgcaggtgtgactcgggatggcgtaaggccgagggccgaggggccgagtaaCACGACCAagtgggcaggacgcgaggacgcagCCTCGGGCACCACACAGCTAACGAACACGGCAGGCGGTTGGGCCGCACCGCGGTGAGTCTCGGCAGAGATTCGGCCGAGGCGCTTGGTGCAGGTAGGCTGTAACCGAGGTGATGGCCCCGGGCGTAACACGACCGAGGCGATACTTGGCTTTTGATCAATGTTTGGTCGTTTTGACCGTTGTGCGGGCGCGGGCAGCCGGGTTGCCTTTTGCCTATGGAAGATCAAAGGCCACGCATTTTGGGCGTCGTCGGTTTTCGAGGTTGATATGATTAGGGGCTCCGTACTTCGCACCGCGCTGTGATTAAGAGCCGTGCCAGCCGAAGTTATGGCGATGCGGCTTTTGCGTCTTCGCAGCACATCTCAGGAGGGGAAGGGTTGCCGCTTCGGCGGGAAACAGGCTATAAATAGCGCTCCGTCGGTCTCTTTCACTTCTTGGTACCTGCATTCGCTTCAACCCCCTCTTTGGGTGACTTAGCTTAGCACTCTTCAACCGCCCTGCCTTCCCAAAAgctcggtaaggatggcttcccctccGTCGTCGTCTCCTTCTTCGCCTCCTATTTCCGGTGCCGCCGGTGAGAAGGTGGCGTTGGCGAGCCCccgctcgtcgtccgaggaaCGGGCCACCAAAGCCCTTGAATCGCTGATGTGGTCGCACAACCTCGACTTCaccgtgagcgagtcgtcgctgGACCTCCTTCGGGACCGTTATGGTATCCCGACGGAGTTCACGCTCCTTGCccctgagccggggcagcgggcgtatgatcccATTCCTAGTGGCTTTGCCCTAACCGTAGATGCCTTCGAAGCCGGACTACGCCTACCGTTCCACCCAGTCATAACCTCCTGTGTCGCGTGGTGGCGCATTTCTCCTTCTCAGATGGCGTCGAATTCTTGGCGCTACCTGGTGGCGTTCCTCGAGGAATGCTACTACGCCCGAATCACCCCGAGCCTGTCTCTTTTCCTTTCCTGTTTTCGCCTGTCTAGGGGGTCAGGGGGCTATTACTTGTCGGCCCGACCTGGTTTCCGAGTCAGCagggctccttccagcaacaatgggtggaaggagcgcttcttCTATGTCTGCCATCCGGAGAGTTGGAGCTTCGGGCTTCGGTGGGCGGCGCGCGCAGTTGATAACACTGCCCCGTCCTTGGATGAGGGGGAGCTCCGAGCCCTTCaaagattgaaggagatcctcccgTCTTCTAGAGTCATCcgaaagatgaccgaggcgtggttggtcgaggcaggcttgagcccggtacctcgaggtatgccttgaGAAGGTGGCGGTAGGCCCTCATGTTTTATTTTCCTCTTTCGGGGTGCTCATCGAGGCGATGTGTTTTCGCAGAGATGGTGAACTTTGCTGCAGTGCGCGGAGGACGCGCCCCGTCCGCAGCATCTCCACAGCGTCAGGTCGGCCTTGGCGCCGGCACAAGAGAGGCGCAGTGGAGCTCGAGCATGCCCGCCCTCGGAAGAAGGCCAAGGTCGGTGCTTCAAAGAAACCTACTCCCCCGCGGGCTCAGGAGAGCGTGGGGGCGGCGGAGTCGGGCTCGCACGACAGGCGAGGGCGAGGTCGAGGCGAGGCAGGCCCGAGCAACGAGGCGGGGAAGGCGTCGCGAGAGCCCTCGATCCGGGACTTGTGCCGTCTGCCCGCGGGGCCGCCGAACGACTTCTACCAAGCATGCTTGATGGGCGAGCTTTCCGAAGGCCAACCCTCTGACCGGCTGGTAGCCCGTTCGGGGGGGCTGACCCGCGGGACCCGGGTGTGGGCCGATGCGGAGACCGCGGCTGCGTTCATCCGAGGGGGGCTGCAACCCGACCTGGCTCGCGAAATGTATACTCTGCCGTCGGACGTCTTGCTCGGTAAATCCGTGAAGTCGCTGCTGTGGGTAAGTGCTCCGCTGTTGGCTTCCGACCCATGACGCAACCGAGGGTTCTGACTTTTCCTCCTATAGGGTCAGCACTACGCTATGGCGTTGGCAGATCGTCTTCACGACTCGGGCCGGGCCTTGGGTATTTCGTGCGATCGCAATGCCGAGCTACGCAGGCAGCTTGAGGAGGTTCGTGCGGGGGCGGCTCCTGAGGCGGTCGCAGCAGCCGAGCAGCGCTCCTCGGAGCTTGAAGCGGAGGTGACGCGTCTCCGGGCTGAGGCAGGGGCGACCGAGGCTGAGGTCCTTCGCCTAAGGTCCGAGGTGAAGGcggctgaggaggagaaagacAACCTCCGAAGGCTACTAGAGGGGGAGCAGTCCGAGGCTTGCCTGGCTCGAGGCGAGGCGGTCGCCCTTACCCAGCGGCTGGAGGGGGCTTTGGCCGACGCGAAGGGGGCCTCGGAAGCCCTGGCGGCCGAGCGGGAGCGGCGGTCGGAGAAGGAGAGGGAAATAATCGAAGCCTACAATCAATCCCCCGGCTTCCAACTCAGGCTGGTTCGGTCATGGCAGGTTACCtacgagtacgggtaccggaTAGCCCTAGGCCGATTCCGGACGTGCCATCCCGGGTTGGGGGTCGAGGCGGATCCTTTTACCTTGCACCCCGAGGACTTGGACGTAGACATGCCGGAGGAGGTTCCTTTCGACGATAACGTCGGGGGCCCCGATGGCTTAGGGCAGTCTTGAAGTCGGCTCAGTCGAGCCGTTTTAGCTTGTAACTTTTGTAGTCTTCGGGTCAGGTCGCAGTTGTAATCCCGTGCTTCAGAAATAAAGGTCCTTTCCCCGTATGTCTTTGAGCTTCAGAAATTGCACAGCTTCGACTTGGGAGATGTTAACACGGGTATTGACCTCAGACAAAGAACTTTTTAAGGTTCTAAATGTTCCACGTTCTTGGCAAGGAGGAACCGTCCATCGTTGTGAGCCAATACGTACCCGGTCGGACCACGCCGGTGACCCGATATGGTCCCTaccacttgggggccagcttccccctcgttCGGGTCAGTTCGCTGACCTCGGCCCTTCgtaggactagatcgcctaacTTGATCGGCCGGGGTCGTCCCTTTTTGTTGTAGACCCTGGTGACGGCTCTCTGGTgagagagggccttcaggtgcacgtcggcgcgtcgctcctcgagcatgtCAAGGCTGGCGCGAAGTCCCTAGTTCGAGGCTTCCTCGTCGTAGCTCCTCGTTCGAAGCGTGGCGATAGCCATCTCGGGTGGTAGGATGGCCTCGGTTCCGAACGTCAAGTCGTACGGGGATTCTCCGGCCACAGTCTTCggagtggtgcgcagcgaccatcacacactggggagctcgtccgtccaggtcgatcgggccgcagacactcttcttttgaggccATCCAagatggaccggttggttacctcggccaacccgttcgtctgagggtgggccaccgagtTGAACCTTAGTTGAATGCCATGATTGGTGCAGAATTCCCGGAACCTTGTGCCtgcgaactgaggtccgttgtcggtgataatggccctgggcaacccgaaccgagttaccaggttcttccacacgaatttctccatctgatgttccgtgatcgtcgccagtggctcggcctcgacccactttgtgaagtagtctactcctacaattatgtacttccgctgtccAGAAGCCAGTGGGAAGGGACCGAGGAGGTCCAGCCCCCACTGGGCAAACGGCCATACGCAGTCGATGGTGCGTTCCGGCCTCTcggcttttcacaatcatgtcgtccacgtaaaCTTGCATGTTTCTGCCGATTTGAtgggcaaacatcttgtttaccgtCCTATGGTATGTGGCCCCGACATTTTTTAACCCGAACgacatgaccttgtagaagtacaTCCATTGATCGGTGAGGAAAGTCGTATGTTCTCTGTCTTCGGGcatcatcctgatctggttgtaccctgaataggcgtccatgaaagagagCCGTGCGTGCCCCGCCGGCgcgtcgactagctggtcgatcttcgggaggggatagcagtctttaggacacgcactgttgagactggtgtagtcaacgcacatcctccagcttccattgtgttttttcacgagaactacattggacaaccactgaggatacttggcttcttctatgaagcctaccGCTAAGAGTCGATCCACCTCCTCTTGTATGGCGCGTTGTCGGTCAGGGGTGTGGCGCCGGGTTTTACTTCACTgggcgagcgtcaggtgggatATTGAGATGATGCTCCGTTACCTCTGGGTCGACCCCCCCCCATGTccgatggggaccaggcgaagatgtcggcatTTTCCCGCAGAACACCAACGAGCTATTCCCGTTCCCGTTCGGGTAGTTCCGATCCGACCCTAACCGTTTGGTTTGGCCGCGCTTCCTGCAAAGGAACGTCAACAgtggatcccctcggctcggGGTGAGGAGCCAGTTTCTTCGCTTCCCGCGGATCTTCCAGGGGCGCCTCGGCCCTGGTTCCCTTGCCCAATGAGACGGAGGTAAGGTAGCAacgcctggactctcgggggcttccggtGACTTCCCCGACCCCCTCGCGAGTCGGGAATTTGACGGTCcgatagtaggtcgagacgacggctctgactttgttgagggtcggtcgaccgagtatggcattgtaagcggtgggaaggtcgaccaccaggaAAGTGGTCATTACGGTCTTCGATCTCGGCGGGGTCCCCACAGTCAGAGGTAAGGTAATGGCTCCCAGGggcgatattgaatctcccgtgaagcCGGTGAGCGCCGAGCAGATCGGGCTTAAATTTTCCCTGGCCAAgcccagcttctggaaggcaccgaagtagagtatgtcggccgagcttcccgtgtcgaccatgattctcctcatttgcgcgttggctaccctggccgatatTACCAAGGCGTCGTCGTGGTCAGGTCGCTCAGCagctccggttgggaaggtgGTCTCGGGCTCGGGCTCGTGTCCCGAGGCTTCGTCGGGAGCGGACCGGGCGTACGCCTTCCTACCCGACATGGAACTTCCTCCGGATGCGGGGCCTCCGGCTATGACATCGATGTGTCGCTCGACAGGGCCCTCTGGGCGAGGTGACTGCTCCTTGTTTGGtcggaggtactggccgagatgACCTCtaaggatgagctcctcgatttgtctcttcaactcgtagcactgctcagtgtcgtgcccgtgTTGTCGATTGAATCGGCAATACTTTGAACGGTCTGCGAGCTCCCGCtggttcttcatcgggtgagggtcCCTGAGCAGCCCCTTCCCTCTCTCGTGTAGGAATATTTCAGTCCGGGAAGAATTAaaggcgggaagaggaggcctCGGGTCAGGTCTGTCCAACTTTCGCCGGGAGGCGGTAGCTTTTTGCTGTCGGGGCGGTTCTTACTTGAcctttttgtgctcctcccgcttTACAGCCATCCAGGTTTCCGCGGTGATAAACTGACTGGCACGTTGCAGCATCTTGGGGACCGCGATGGGGGCCGCTCCACGAGCGAGCGGAAGAACCTGGAGAGCCGCAGGCCAGTCATGAAggcctgcatcaagagagaggggtgagcatccgataaTCCACGGATTTGTGTTGTAAATCGgttcacaaagtgggagaggggctcgtcctccttctggttgagccccaagagcaacgccatggacggctttggtcgggcgtacgctaggaagttaagctcgaaatccttggcgagctggtcgaaggaggcgatggtccctggcttcaggccgctgtaccacgcgcgggctggtccCCGCAGAgtcgtcgggaacgccctgcacatcagggcgtctgaagtcccgaatagcgccatctgggcccgAAAAGCAGTCACATGGTCCGCCGGGTCGGCTGCGCCGTCATACGCATCCAGTgaggggaggcggaagtgcgGCGGGATCGTTTGGTCCTGTATCTCGGGGATGAACGAAGATCCTTGGTGTccgtccgccccgagctctccctttgacttacgaacttcctgttgtacctcgtcaagcctttGACTAACGAGGCGCAGTTGAGCTCGTAGAGCGTTCGTCGAATCGGCAGTCGGAGCCTCAGGTTCGGGACGGCTCACCGTGTCCTCTGCTTCCCGGCTCCCAGAACGAGTTGTGGGGTTTCGAGGCGAGCCAGGAAGCTCTGGGAGTGGCACGTGGGTCCGGGCGGGGGGCTCCTGTTGCTGCGAAGGCGGCGCCGCATGCGGAGAGGTTCGCTGGGAGACGATAGTCTGCACCATGCTTGTCAAAGCTCAgacctggtgggcgaggtcatgaaaggcctcgggtgacacttGCGACGGGTCGGCGGGTGCACCGCCGgggggcgacaagcccgggtcgttgaacagtcgCCAGTAGCGTTCTGATACCGCTACAGGGCGTTCGTCGTGGGTTTCGTCATGCCGTTCCCCTAAGGCGGGGAGCACCGTATTTGAGGATCCGCCGAGGTGGATTCGCTGGTCGCTTGACATTTGGATGCGGCCcttcttctagcgccaatctgttacggtaagtaactttttagccgtgactTCGGGGtcaacgcggctggttcagggctccaaatgactcGGATCAGACGTGACTCCCTTTGAAGTCCCGGGCGGCGGATGCGGGGGATCTCGCTGGGAAACTCCGCCTTGTCGAGCAGGCTTAACAGCGGTCGggtgcctgcacacaggtcgggtcggtagctcggcccgacccctccgacgatcaagtcagtggggaGAAGTATAGTATTGAGAGATCGATTCCCCTCCCTTTTTCGGTTGGGAGCCGGGGGGTATTTATAcagggggtttgatgttacctgatgggccatcctgcaggaggagggtcgtacctctgatggcgtctgtcgtcgtcgcGGGCGTTGCGCGGAGAGCCGAGCTTCGGCAGGGTGAGGGGAGCGTCGGTCAGCCGAGGGGGTCtgggtacggtgggtgtgggcGCATGTCGTGTCGTTATTAACGTTCGTTCTGggggcagtgtgccgcacagggtgttcgacgtggggggtgtattacgtcaaatccggggtgtcaaatttttacccctatcagttagaatcatattccaataaaatataaaatatttgttaataaatatcctaaaattatgtaaaaaatattactaatttaaaaataaattcagtataatttaatttaattttaaattaaacaaACTCAAACTTTCACAAAATTACATAGTCATAATtataaaatgattaatattaacttttatattttaatatattatgatatttaattATGGAAGTAGAAAATATTTTGGAtagattttatgatttaattcaaTTCTGAGTGTAAATGTGCCAACTTCAACCAAACTAACTTAAACTTTCACTTATCTGTCTTGCTATGTTTATAAAatgattaataatatatatatatatatatatatatatatatatatatatatatatataaaataattttacaatatttaattattaaaaatataaaaatcgaatATATTTTGTTATCATGTGTAACTTATTCTAACTAAGTCAAATTTgactaaataaaataaaagaattataaaatcactaaatcaatttattttttttaaaattaaaattaaaattaaaatttatatttatgaaagaaaaatgatATCATTCGATAAAAAGTTAATAATGAGTAATTTATCAAATAATCTTAAATCTTGATAGATTACTGGTGCGCCGTGCCAAAGACAAGCCTATAGATTCGAAATGGGCTACAAGATTCGGCCCTTAGGCCCGTGAACACCTTCTACATCGTTAAGTATGAAACGACCGCTCATGTTGTGTACATGCGCAATGGTGTTTGTGCGCTATATAATCGCGAAGGCCATCGTCGACGGCCAGAAGCGCTCGCTGGTatcgctcggtagtcgacgcagacATGCCTGACCAAGTCTTGAATGGGCCGGAATGTCTCGACGGAGCGGCGGTATCTCATCTCCACCACGTCATGGCTGGTCCGTCTCGCGCGATCCGGGCGGATCTCGGCCGCTCGCAAGCTGTTCGACGATATGCTCGAGAGGGACACGGTCGCGTGGAACGCGATGCTCACCGCCTACTTCCACTCGAGCCGCCCCCTCCAGACGCTTACCCTCTTCTCCCACATGCGATCCTGTGGTCCGCCACCCGACCCCTTCTCCTTCACCGCGGTTGTCGCCGCCGCTGCCGAGCTCCGCGATCTTCGCTGCGGTAGGAAGCTCCATGCCCTCCTGTTCCGCGTCGGCCTTCTCTCCTCCCTGCCCGTCTCCAATTCACTCATCGACATGTACGGCAAGTGCTCGCGCCCGGCGGACGCTGCGCGGGTCTTCGAGGGAATGGAGGAGCGGAACGAGGTCTCCTGGTGCTCGTTCCTTCACGCCTACGTCAACTCCGGGCAAGGAAAAGATGCGCACGAGTTGTTCGTCGCCATGCCGCTTAAGACGACCGTCGCGTGGAATGTCCTGATGGTGGGATATGCTCAGCTGCGCGAAAGCGAGTCGTGTCTCCAGCTCTTTAGGGAGATGCAGATGCGTGGATCCGAGGGCGACGCGACGACATTCGCGAGCCTCATCAACGCATGCTCTGAGATGGCGAGTCCGCGGTTTGGCTGTATGGTTCATGCTGTCACTGTCCGACGAGGATGGAACGATGCCACCGAAGTCAATAATTCGATGCTGAGCTTGTATGCAAATTTCGGCTTTCACGAGGATGCATTGAAGATCTTCGAATGCATGGTTTCTCCAACTGTGATCTCGTGGAATGCAATGATCGACGCTCGCATCAAGATTGGCGACGTGCAAGGGGCTCTTTCGTTGTTCCGAAGGGCACCCGAGACCAACATTGTCTCGTGGACGACAATGATCGCAGGGTTCGCGAGGAGGGGATACGGTGAGGAGGCTCTTGCCTTCTTCGTGGACATGGCGAGGAACTCACTTGGGCCCGACGATTTCACTTACGGAGCTGCGCTGCACGCTTGTGCTGTCATGGCAGTTCTGGGGAATGGAAGGATGGTCCATTGCAGTGCTATCCGTAGCGGCTTTGATGAGTACCTTTATGTGGCCAATGGCCTGGTGAACATGTACGCCAAATGCGGCGACATCGATAGCTCGAGCAAAGTGTTCGACGGCATCCGCGAGAAGGATTTGGTATCCTGGAACGCTATGTTGTTGGGTTATGCATTGCATGGGTGGCCTTCGAGGGCTTTCCAAGTGTTCGACAAAATGTCGGCACGTGATGTTAGACCTGACAAGGTTACCTTCATGGGTTTGCTGATGGCATGCAGCCACTCGGGCCTCGTCGAGCAGGGAAGAGCCGTCTTCGAGATGATGGAGTCGGTCCACGGACTGCAACCAGATGCAGAACACGTGACCTGCGTCGTCGACATGGTCGGGAGAGCTGGATGGCTGAAAGAGGCTACTGCGCTGCTCGAGAGCTGCTCGAAGGCTGTTGACGTCGGGATCGCGAGCTCATCCGAGGCTCTGCTTAGTGCATGCGCAACTAGAGGAGATGTTAGCATCGGGAGGAATGTGGGGAAGGATTTGATCGATCTGGCGCCTCAGAAGGAGGCAGGCTACGTGATGCTGTCCAACTTGTACTGTGTCGATGGGCAATGGAAAGAAGCAGAGAAGGTGAGGCGGGCTATGATCGAGCGAGGGGTGAAGAAGTCTCCTGGTTGTAGCTGGATTCAAACGAGGGACATGCTTGCGGTGTTTGTGTCAGGGAGCCAATCTCCCGATGGACCGGCAGATGTGCGTGACACGTTAGAGTTGTTAGGCGCCGAAATGAGAAATCCTACTAGCGTTTGGTCGAGCGGTGAATTGTGATGTAACATTACGAATTAAAAGCGGGAGAGATTGTGATGCATGGATTCGATCAGTCCTTATCTATAATATCAACGCATATGGGTAGGAAATTCCCGTAGGCGTTTCTTTTGGCTATTTTATGAGATTCTCTCGGATGGCTTGCACGATACCTGATTTCCATGTGTGTGCAGCACGAAGAGGCATCACGGAACATATGCTTTGACCATGAGAACCATCCAGAACTTTGCACATGCGTTTGCTTACagaaccatctctctctctctctttttcttaaagattggaTAGTCCATCAAATTTGTACAGGGGAAGAAGCTTCAGTGGATTGTTTTGCTGGCTGACTGATTCTTCTCGATTGCTCAGTGAGAAAGGGATTTGTCATTCAATCGCACTCCACTTTCTCATTTGAAAGAGTGAACCGGTCATCCTCCGTCTCTGCACGTGGATGGGAGAACCATCACAAAAAgcaattattaatattattattattgttattattatctttgtaacgtGGGGTTGCATCGATGATTGACGGTTacgatatgtatgtatgtataaatagcaCATCCATTATGCTTGAGATGGAATTGTCGGCGAGTGTAGCTACCGAGCTACAAGGAACGAGTCCGCCTAACCCAACATGTCATCGTTCCTTCGAATTGGACCGCCAACACGTCAGCATGTTTAAATCGGTGCCGATTCCCGATTCCCCCCATCCGCCCAAATTGAACGCGAAAAGGACCCATCGAGACGCCATAAATCTCCCTTCCCAAACCATCTCTTTCGGCCTCCCCTCCTCCACGTTGCATGCTCCCATCCCTACCCAAACGTCAAGTCCATCCATCACATCCATCAAGTCATATGATTGATTGCTACCCGTACATCCAGGCGCCGACGCCCTCCCAACCCAATCCCCCTTTTCTAACCCACTCACCATTATTCTACATAATCCACGCATTTATATGATGTGTTCGTACTTGTCACATAATTAAACCCCAAACTCCACCTCGCCCTTCCTTACCGGCTGCCACTCACGGGCAGCAGAGGCAATTAATTATATTTGGGGGTGAGATTTGACTCCACTCTTGGAA comes from Musa acuminata AAA Group cultivar baxijiao chromosome BXJ3-3, Cavendish_Baxijiao_AAA, whole genome shotgun sequence and encodes:
- the LOC103977978 gene encoding pentatricopeptide repeat-containing protein At2g36980, mitochondrial: MGRNVSTERRYLISTTSWLVRLARSGRISAARKLFDDMLERDTVAWNAMLTAYFHSSRPLQTLTLFSHMRSCGPPPDPFSFTAVVAAAAELRDLRCGRKLHALLFRVGLLSSLPVSNSLIDMYGKCSRPADAARVFEGMEERNEVSWCSFLHAYVNSGQGKDAHELFVAMPLKTTVAWNVLMVGYAQLRESESCLQLFREMQMRGSEGDATTFASLINACSEMASPRFGCMVHAVTVRRGWNDATEVNNSMLSLYANFGFHEDALKIFECMVSPTVISWNAMIDARIKIGDVQGALSLFRRAPETNIVSWTTMIAGFARRGYGEEALAFFVDMARNSLGPDDFTYGAALHACAVMAVLGNGRMVHCSAIRSGFDEYLYVANGLVNMYAKCGDIDSSSKVFDGIREKDLVSWNAMLLGYALHGWPSRAFQVFDKMSARDVRPDKVTFMGLLMACSHSGLVEQGRAVFEMMESVHGLQPDAEHVTCVVDMVGRAGWLKEATALLESCSKAVDVGIASSSEALLSACATRGDVSIGRNVGKDLIDLAPQKEAGYVMLSNLYCVDGQWKEAEKVRRAMIERGVKKSPGCSWIQTRDMLAVFVSGSQSPDGPADVRDTLELLGAEMRNPTSVWSSGEL